The Candidatus Schekmanbacteria bacterium RIFCSPLOWO2_02_FULL_38_14 genome includes a region encoding these proteins:
- a CDS encoding molecular chaperone DnaJ — MKKQDYYRILGLNSDATAEEIKKAYRKLALRFHPDKNPGNHFAENKFKEVSVAYQTLINHQKKRIYDSTSNSETFSDFRGNFSSGYRSYGGFTNIFEEIFHDFFDVGYSGDRTRIKKGSDIKTELKISLADAAFGKETEVTIERLEKCNTCNGNGSEAGIGESICPSCNGTGEKRYSYGFFIVKRICTQCKGNGFIIVHPCLKCDGDGRQKKKNTITVKIPPGVDTGSKLRLSEQGNTGIKGGPSGDLFVIIRVEKHNIFERENFDISCEIPITFTQAALGSEIEIPTLEGTANLKIPEGTQSSSVFTLEGKGIINPASYIRGNQYVKILVETPVNLSSFQRELLLQLEKLENKTPISR, encoded by the coding sequence ATGAAAAAACAGGATTATTATAGAATTTTAGGCTTAAACTCTGATGCAACAGCAGAAGAAATAAAAAAAGCCTATAGAAAACTTGCCTTAAGATTCCATCCCGATAAAAACCCAGGCAACCATTTTGCAGAGAACAAATTTAAAGAGGTCTCCGTTGCCTATCAAACACTGATTAATCATCAAAAGAAAAGAATTTATGACAGCACTTCAAACTCAGAAACCTTCAGCGATTTCCGTGGCAACTTCAGTTCCGGATACAGAAGCTATGGCGGGTTTACAAATATATTTGAAGAGATATTTCACGACTTCTTTGATGTAGGATATTCAGGAGACAGGACAAGGATAAAAAAAGGGAGTGACATTAAGACTGAGCTTAAAATCTCACTGGCAGATGCAGCTTTCGGAAAAGAAACTGAAGTTACAATAGAGCGGCTTGAAAAATGCAATACCTGCAATGGAAATGGCTCTGAGGCAGGAATAGGAGAATCAATATGCCCATCCTGCAATGGAACAGGAGAGAAACGTTACAGTTACGGTTTTTTCATTGTTAAAAGAATCTGTACCCAATGCAAAGGAAATGGGTTTATCATTGTTCATCCCTGTTTAAAATGTGACGGCGACGGGAGGCAGAAAAAAAAGAACACAATAACAGTGAAAATACCTCCCGGGGTTGACACAGGCAGCAAATTAAGGCTCTCAGAGCAAGGGAATACAGGCATCAAGGGAGGTCCAAGCGGAGACCTGTTTGTAATTATAAGAGTTGAAAAGCACAATATCTTTGAACGGGAAAACTTTGATATAAGCTGTGAAATCCCAATCACCTTTACACAGGCTGCACTCGGTTCAGAAATAGAAATTCCAACACTCGAAGGAACTGCAAATTTAAAAATACCTGAAGGAACCCAAAGCAGCTCAGTTTTTACCTTAGAGGGTAAGGGAATCATCAACCCTGCTTCATACATAAGGGGAAATCAGTATGTTAAAATTCTTGTAGAAACACCTGTTAACCTTTCATCCTTTCAGCGCGAGTTGCTTTTACAGTTAGAAAAATTAGAAAATAAAACCCCTATATCCCGTTAA
- a CDS encoding AAA family ATPase, whose amino-acid sequence MDLFDQKPERKKKKFAPLADRLRPETLDDFVGQKHILGEGKMFRRAIIEDKVGSMIFWGPPGSGKTTLARIIANMTKSNFISFSAVTSGIKEIKDVIFQAGKELERYNKKTIIFIDEIHRFNRAQQDAFLPHVEDGTIILIGATTENPSFEVNSPLLSRTKVYIFYQLAEEELATILRRAIEDERGLKAYNPEIKEEALQFIISNCQGDARICLNTLEAAVISCTPDGQGKRIITRELASEAMQKKTLAYDKDREEHYNIISAFHKSLRGSDPDAALYWLARMLEAGEDPLFIARRMVRFASEDVGNADPQALQVAVAAKDAVDFIGMPEGDLSLAQAAIYLACAPKSNAVYKAYLSAKADVQEKGTIPVPLHIRNPVTKLMKEAGYGKDYKYAHKYEDAIVEQDYMPDELKGRVYYSPTDRGFEEEIKKRLESWKELKKKR is encoded by the coding sequence ATGGACCTTTTTGACCAGAAACCTGAAAGAAAGAAGAAAAAGTTTGCACCCCTTGCAGACCGCCTGCGCCCTGAAACCCTTGATGACTTTGTCGGGCAGAAGCATATCTTGGGCGAAGGCAAGATGTTTCGCAGGGCAATCATAGAGGACAAGGTTGGCTCAATGATTTTCTGGGGACCTCCGGGCTCAGGAAAAACAACCCTTGCAAGGATAATTGCTAATATGACCAAATCAAATTTTATCTCCTTCAGCGCTGTTACATCAGGAATCAAGGAGATAAAGGATGTGATTTTTCAGGCAGGGAAAGAACTTGAAAGATACAATAAAAAAACCATAATTTTCATTGATGAAATCCACCGCTTCAACCGCGCCCAACAGGATGCCTTTCTCCCTCACGTGGAGGACGGGACAATAATCCTGATTGGCGCAACAACAGAAAACCCCTCTTTTGAAGTCAACTCTCCCCTTCTCTCAAGGACAAAGGTTTATATTTTTTATCAGCTTGCAGAAGAAGAGCTTGCCACTATTTTAAGGCGGGCGATTGAAGATGAAAGGGGATTGAAGGCTTATAACCCTGAAATAAAAGAAGAAGCATTGCAGTTCATTATCAGCAACTGCCAGGGAGATGCAAGGATTTGCCTCAATACCCTTGAAGCAGCTGTAATTAGCTGTACCCCAGATGGGCAAGGGAAGCGGATTATAACAAGGGAACTGGCTTCAGAGGCAATGCAGAAGAAAACCCTTGCCTATGATAAGGACAGGGAAGAGCATTATAACATCATTTCAGCTTTCCACAAATCCCTCAGAGGAAGCGACCCTGACGCTGCGCTTTACTGGCTTGCAAGAATGCTTGAAGCAGGAGAAGACCCGCTTTTCATTGCAAGGCGGATGGTAAGGTTTGCCTCAGAGGATGTTGGCAATGCAGACCCGCAAGCGCTTCAGGTTGCTGTTGCTGCCAAGGATGCCGTGGATTTTATAGGAATGCCTGAAGGTGATTTATCTCTTGCGCAGGCTGCCATATACCTTGCCTGTGCGCCTAAAAGCAATGCGGTCTATAAAGCCTATCTTTCTGCAAAGGCTGATGTACAGGAAAAAGGAACGATTCCTGTTCCTCTGCACATAAGAAATCCTGTGACCAAACTTATGAAAGAAGCAGGCTACGGGAAAGACTATAAATACGCCCATAAATACGAAGATGCAATTGTTGAGCAGGATTATATGCCTGATGAATTAAAAGGAAGAGTTTATTACAGTCCGACTGACAGGGGTTTTGAAGAAGAGATAAAGAAAAGGCTTGAAAGCTGGAAAGAGCTTAAAAAGAAAAGATAG
- a CDS encoding dTMP kinase yields MFITIEGIEGCGKSTQAKMLGKYLGKKGLDVILTREPGGTEIGNQIRKILLDRKNKKILAVTELLLYAASRAQHVNEVIAPELAEGKIVVCDRFSDATTAYQGYGRGLDKKMISVLDKFSTGGLVPDLTIILDLPEKVGLERAKRRNREMGISRGEGRIEEEGLVFHRKVRRGYLKIAKDDQKRVKVINALRSMEEINAEICKEADKLIKRNFQ; encoded by the coding sequence ATTTTTATAACCATAGAGGGAATCGAAGGGTGCGGGAAATCAACACAGGCAAAGATGCTCGGGAAGTATTTAGGAAAAAAAGGTCTTGATGTTATCCTGACAAGAGAGCCTGGCGGTACAGAAATAGGAAATCAGATAAGAAAAATTCTGCTTGATAGAAAAAATAAAAAAATTCTCGCTGTTACAGAGCTTCTTTTATATGCTGCAAGCAGAGCACAGCATGTGAATGAGGTTATTGCTCCGGAACTTGCAGAAGGAAAAATAGTAGTTTGTGACAGGTTTAGTGATGCGACAACTGCATATCAGGGTTATGGAAGAGGGCTTGATAAAAAAATGATTTCTGTATTGGATAAATTCTCAACCGGAGGGTTGGTTCCTGACCTGACAATTATTTTGGACCTTCCTGAGAAAGTTGGTCTGGAAAGAGCGAAGAGGCGTAACAGAGAAATGGGTATTTCCAGAGGCGAAGGAAGGATTGAAGAGGAGGGTTTAGTATTTCACAGAAAGGTCAGAAGAGGGTATCTGAAAATAGCAAAAGATGACCAGAAGAGAGTGAAAGTAATTAATGCTCTCAGAAGCATGGAGGAGATTAATGCTGAAATATGCAAAGAAGCAGATAAACTGATTAAGAGAAATTTTCAATAG
- a CDS encoding DNA methyltransferase: MLKSYLKRITEVSKRGDAREESYYSCLEELLNNYADSINKKQINVTTLPKKTEAGNPDFRIWDGKQHIVGYIEAKAPSIEYLDQIETTDQLKRYLHTFPNLILTNFFEFRLYRDGALTDKVSIARPFVLHKLKTIPTVERESEFFNLLERFFSFSLPKVYDAKSLAIELAKRTRFLKEEVIAEELKEEEKNGRGFIIGFYEAFRKYLINTLSKEEFADLYSQTITYGLFAARTRTENGFNRKLAYYKIPRTIGILRDVFQFISLGELPKQMEWIVDDISEVLAVADVNSILHKYFHEGKGKDPIIHFYETFLTEYDPKTREKRGVYYTPEPVVSYIVNSLHNILKEHFNKPDGFGSESVTVLDPAAGTLTFLAEAAKLATDEFISKYGEGDKENFIKEHILKNFYAFELMMAPYAIGHLKMSFLLEELGYKLHDDDRFKLYLTNTLEVEDLEQTELPGMASLSKESHLAGKVKKEQSILVILGNPPYSVSSVNKSEFIEKQMGIYKEDVRNEKNIQPLSDDYIKFIRFAHWKIDESGKGVIGMITNNSYLSGLIHRGIRKKLLESFNEVYILNLHGNSRIGEKSPDGSKDENVFDIQQGVSIALFIKDKKQKGLGKVFYQDFYGLREKKYEYLIKYAVDSTKWIKLQPTDPYYFFVEKDFSGEVKYKKFFSVKDIFLEYNAGTATGKDEVLVDFQEDSLARRLSTKDKDSFLNLMENYGIKSELITKWYEELKGKNINEQIILYTYRPFDNRFIIYNAGIIQRLRDNIMKHFLNTNLGLVLQKNTKSEFFNEVFITQNVSDKHLIGHQSFIFPLYLYPSKDNPKKRSSGHIMMLFESEADYKKKKPNLSLQFIERLVKTFNKSISPEQIFFYIYAVLYSNIYRTKYAEFLKIDFPRIPFTNNYKLFNKIADYGESLVELHLLKSKKLDSPVARFQGKGDNRVEKVKYGNGKLYINNDQHFEDVEPQVWEHQIGGYRVCDIWLKYRKGKPLSHDDIKHYCKVVTALGKTIEIQKEIDTLYPDIEKELIEF, from the coding sequence ATGCTGAAATCATATCTTAAACGAATAACTGAGGTTTCAAAAAGAGGAGATGCAAGAGAGGAAAGTTATTATTCCTGCCTTGAGGAACTTTTAAATAATTATGCTGACTCAATAAATAAAAAACAGATAAATGTTACTACCCTGCCTAAAAAAACTGAGGCTGGAAATCCAGATTTCAGAATATGGGATGGAAAACAACATATTGTTGGTTATATTGAAGCCAAAGCGCCATCAATCGAATACTTAGACCAGATAGAAACGACAGACCAGTTAAAACGGTATCTGCACACTTTTCCAAATTTGATATTAACCAACTTTTTTGAATTCAGGCTTTATCGCGATGGTGCTTTGACAGATAAGGTCAGTATTGCCAGACCTTTTGTTCTGCATAAGCTAAAAACTATTCCAACAGTTGAAAGAGAATCTGAATTTTTCAATTTACTGGAAAGATTTTTCTCCTTCTCTCTCCCAAAGGTTTATGATGCCAAAAGCCTTGCAATTGAATTGGCGAAACGTACACGGTTTCTAAAAGAAGAGGTCATTGCAGAAGAACTAAAAGAGGAAGAAAAAAACGGCAGAGGATTTATCATTGGTTTTTATGAAGCATTTAGAAAATATCTTATAAATACCCTTTCAAAAGAAGAATTTGCTGATCTCTATTCTCAAACAATAACCTACGGTCTTTTTGCTGCAAGGACACGAACTGAAAATGGATTTAACAGAAAGCTTGCTTATTATAAAATCCCAAGGACAATTGGAATATTAAGAGATGTTTTTCAGTTTATCTCACTTGGTGAATTACCAAAACAAATGGAATGGATTGTTGATGATATTTCAGAGGTTCTGGCAGTTGCTGATGTGAACAGTATTCTTCATAAATATTTCCATGAAGGAAAGGGAAAAGACCCAATAATTCATTTCTATGAAACTTTTCTTACAGAATACGATCCTAAAACCAGGGAAAAGAGAGGTGTTTATTATACTCCAGAGCCGGTGGTGTCCTATATTGTTAATTCTCTGCATAATATTTTGAAAGAGCATTTCAACAAGCCTGATGGATTTGGAAGCGAATCAGTTACTGTTTTAGACCCTGCCGCAGGAACGCTTACTTTTTTGGCTGAAGCAGCCAAACTGGCAACAGATGAGTTTATTTCTAAATATGGCGAAGGCGATAAAGAAAATTTTATTAAAGAGCATATTCTTAAAAATTTCTATGCTTTTGAGTTGATGATGGCTCCTTATGCAATAGGGCACTTAAAGATGTCATTTTTATTAGAAGAACTTGGTTATAAGCTTCATGATGATGACAGATTTAAACTCTACTTAACTAATACCTTAGAAGTGGAAGACCTTGAACAAACAGAACTCCCTGGAATGGCTTCTCTTTCAAAAGAATCTCATTTGGCAGGCAAAGTCAAAAAAGAGCAGTCCATTTTAGTAATTCTTGGAAACCCTCCATATTCAGTAAGTTCAGTGAATAAATCTGAGTTTATTGAAAAGCAAATGGGAATTTATAAAGAAGATGTTCGCAATGAAAAGAATATCCAACCTCTTTCTGATGATTACATAAAGTTTATCCGTTTTGCTCACTGGAAAATAGATGAGTCAGGTAAAGGTGTCATTGGAATGATTACCAATAACTCCTATCTTTCTGGATTGATCCACAGAGGAATACGTAAAAAATTGTTGGAGAGTTTTAATGAGGTTTATATTTTAAATCTTCATGGGAACAGCCGTATTGGTGAAAAATCTCCTGATGGAAGCAAAGATGAAAATGTCTTTGATATACAGCAAGGAGTTTCAATTGCATTATTTATAAAAGATAAAAAACAGAAAGGACTAGGAAAGGTCTTTTATCAGGATTTTTATGGACTCAGAGAAAAAAAATATGAATATCTGATTAAATATGCTGTTGATTCAACGAAATGGATAAAATTACAACCAACTGACCCCTATTATTTCTTTGTAGAAAAGGATTTTAGTGGAGAAGTTAAATATAAAAAATTCTTTTCTGTAAAAGATATATTTCTAGAATATAATGCTGGAACTGCTACGGGAAAAGATGAAGTATTAGTTGATTTTCAAGAAGATAGCTTAGCAAGAAGGTTGTCAACTAAAGATAAAGACAGTTTCTTAAATCTAATGGAGAATTATGGAATAAAAAGTGAATTGATAACTAAATGGTATGAAGAGTTAAAAGGAAAAAATATTAATGAACAAATTATTCTATACACATATAGACCATTTGATAATAGATTTATCATCTATAATGCAGGCATTATACAACGATTAAGAGATAACATAATGAAACACTTTTTGAATACTAATTTAGGGTTGGTTTTACAAAAAAATACTAAGAGTGAATTTTTTAATGAAGTTTTCATTACCCAAAATGTATCTGATAAACATCTTATAGGTCATCAATCATTCATTTTTCCTCTCTATCTATATCCATCAAAAGACAATCCTAAAAAACGCTCTTCAGGGCATATTATGATGCTCTTTGAGTCAGAGGCAGATTATAAAAAGAAAAAACCGAATTTGTCGCTACAGTTTATTGAGAGATTAGTTAAGACTTTTAATAAATCAATATCACCTGAACAAATTTTCTTTTATATCTATGCTGTCCTTTACTCAAACATCTATCGTACTAAATATGCTGAGTTCTTGAAGATAGATTTTCCAAGGATACCTTTTACCAATAACTACAAACTATTTAACAAGATAGCTGATTATGGGGAAAGTCTTGTTGAGTTGCATCTACTTAAATCTAAAAAACTTGATTCACCTGTTGCAAGATTCCAAGGCAAAGGTGATAATAGAGTTGAAAAAGTAAAGTATGGAAATGGGAAACTTTATATAAACAATGACCAACATTTTGAAGATGTAGAACCTCAAGTTTGGGAACACCAAATTGGTGGTTATAGGGTTTGTGACATATGGCTGAAGTATAGAAAAGGAAAACCATTGTCACATGATGATATAAAACATTATTGCAAAGTTGTGACTGCTTTAGGGAAAACAATAGAGATTCAAAAAGAGATAGATACGTTATATCCAGACATTGAAAAAGAACTTATTGAATTTTGA
- a CDS encoding heat-inducible transcription repressor HrcA, translated as MEELSIRNKQILKAVITSYVSTAEPVGSRTITKKFKLDLSPATVRNIMSDLEEMGFLSHPYTSAGRVPTNKAYRFYVDSILSENAFNSQLPIQFQFGDELKESNEAVNVEDIMKRISHRLSQISNQVGIILAPKFSFTTFKHIEFINLREKRVLAIFVTKSGMIQNKLIKFDEDLSQDTLDKITRYLNEQFQGMTLCEIREKLREMMLEEKRLYDKLVARALTLSSLAFSNAEEEEIYFDGTANILNQPEFSDVEEMKRIFAAFEQKNLLLQLLDKCVNSKGMQIFIGTENPVKEIQDLSIVTSVYKSGDRVLGTLGIIGPTRMDYSQIIPLVSCTAVLMSNLFTDV; from the coding sequence ACTGCTGAACCGGTGGGGTCAAGGACTATTACAAAAAAATTCAAGCTCGACTTAAGTCCTGCCACTGTACGAAACATTATGTCTGACCTTGAAGAAATGGGCTTTCTTTCCCATCCCTACACTTCAGCAGGCAGGGTTCCTACAAATAAAGCATACAGGTTCTATGTTGATTCGATTTTGAGCGAAAATGCTTTTAACAGCCAATTACCAATCCAGTTTCAGTTTGGTGATGAATTAAAGGAAAGCAACGAAGCAGTAAACGTTGAAGATATAATGAAAAGGATTTCACACCGCTTGTCTCAGATTTCCAATCAGGTCGGAATAATACTTGCACCAAAGTTTTCCTTCACTACTTTTAAACATATTGAGTTTATAAATTTAAGGGAAAAGCGGGTTCTTGCAATTTTTGTGACAAAATCAGGGATGATTCAGAATAAATTAATCAAATTTGATGAAGACCTTTCTCAGGATACTCTTGATAAAATTACCAGGTACCTGAATGAACAGTTTCAGGGAATGACGCTCTGCGAAATCAGAGAAAAACTGCGGGAAATGATGTTAGAAGAAAAAAGGCTTTATGACAAACTGGTTGCCAGGGCATTGACATTGAGCAGTCTGGCTTTTTCAAACGCTGAAGAAGAGGAAATCTACTTTGACGGCACAGCCAACATTTTAAACCAGCCTGAATTCTCAGATGTTGAAGAAATGAAAAGAATATTTGCTGCCTTTGAGCAGAAAAATCTCCTTCTTCAACTGCTGGATAAATGTGTTAACAGCAAAGGAATGCAGATTTTCATTGGCACTGAAAACCCGGTAAAAGAGATTCAGGACTTAAGCATTGTAACCTCGGTCTATAAAAGCGGAGACCGAGTTTTAGGAACCCTTGGGATTATTGGTCCAACAAGGATGGACTATTCCCAGATAATTCCATTGGTCAGTTGTACTGCCGTTCTGATGAGCAACCTGTTTACAGACGTGTAA